One genomic segment of Ricinus communis isolate WT05 ecotype wild-type chromosome 3, ASM1957865v1, whole genome shotgun sequence includes these proteins:
- the LOC8275669 gene encoding SART-1 family protein DOT2, translated as MEMELSESRYEDGVEKSSKHASRDKDRKKSSRGEDRDTIHHRNKDRERSKRNREDGSKDSDKNQDEYMDRECVKDRSSRDSKVRDKDKDREKTREKDRERRGKEKELERERERERDKEVDKERGKEKSRDRNKDREREKYKDREVDKDRDVQKGKEKTKEKEEFHDKDRLRDGVSKRSHEEENDRSKNDTIEMGYERERNSDVGKQKKVSFDDDNDDEQKVERTSGGGLASSLEFEERILKVREERLKKNSDAGSEVLSWVNRSRKLAEKKNAEKKKAKQLSKVFEEQDKIVQGESEDEEAGELATNDLAGVKVLHGLEKVMEGGAVVLTLKDQSILVDGDINEEVDMLENIEIGEQKRRNEAYKAAKKKTGIYDDKFNDDPASERKILPQYDDPTTDEGVTLDERGRFTGEAEKKLEELRRRLQGALTDNCFEDLNSSGKMSSDFYTHEEMLQFKKPKKKKSLRKKEKLDIDALEAEAVSAGLGVGDLGSRSDGRRQAIREEQERSEAERRSSAYQSAYAKADEASKSLRLEQTLPAKVNEEENPVFADDDEDLFKSLERARKLALKKQEEASGPQAIARLATATNNQIADDQNPADGESQENKVVFTEMEEFVWGLQLDEESHKPGSEDVFMDEDAAPRVSDQEMKDEAGRWTEVNDAAEDDNSVNENKEDVVPDETIHEVAVGKGLSGALKLLKERGTLKETVDWGGRNMDKKKSKLVGIVDSDADNEKFKEIRIERMDEFGRIMTPKEAFRMISHKFHGKGPGKMKQEKRMKQYQEELKLKQMKNSDTPSESVERMREAQKKLKTPYLVLSGHVKSGQASDPRSSFATVEKDLPGGLTPMLGDKKVEHFLGIKRKAEHENSSPSKKPKS; from the exons ATGGAGATGGAATTGTCTGAATCAAGGTATGAGGATGGGGTTGAGAAGTCGAGCAAGCATGCTAGTAGAGATAAGGATAGAAAGAAAAGTAGCCGAGGAGAAGATAGAGATACCATTCATCATAGAAACAAGGACAGGGAACGGTCAAAGAGAAATAGGGAAGATGGTAGCAAAGATTCGGACAAGAATCAAGATGAGTATATGGATAGGGAGTGTGTCAAGGATAGGAGTAGTAGGGATAGTAAGGTAAGGGATAAAGATAAAGATCGGGAAAAAACTAGAGAGAAGGATCGCGAGCGCCGAGGGAAGGAGAAGGAGCTAGAGAGGGAGAGGGAGAGGGAGAGGGACAAGGAAGTTGACAAGGAAAGGGGAAAGGAGAAGAGTAGGGATAGGAATAAGGAtagggagagagagaaatataaGGATCGAGAGGTTGATAAAGATAGAGACGtgcaaaaaggaaaagagaagaCTAAGGAGAAAGAGGAATTTCATGATAAAGATAGGTTGCGAGATGGGGTTAGCAAAAGAAGCCATGAGGAAGAGAATGACAGAAGCAAGAATGATACAATTGAAATGGGCTATGAAAGAGAAAGGAACAGTGATGTTGGAAAGCAAAAAAAGGTTTCTTTTGATGATGACAATGATGATGAGCAAAAGGTTGAACGCACATCAGGTGGCGGACTTGCATCTTCCTTAGAATTTGAGGAGCGTATTTTGAA GGTGAGAGAAGAaaggttaaagaaaaattcagaTGCTGGTTCTGAGGTTTTATCTTGGGTTAATAGAAGTCGTAAGCTTGCAGAGAAAAAGAATgctgaaaagaagaaagccAAGCAGCTGTCGAAGGTTTTTGAGGAGCAG GACAAGATTGTTCAAGGGGAAAGTGAAGATGAGGAGGCAGGCGAGCTTGCTACTA ATGATCTAGCTGGAGTTAAGGTTTTACATGGCCTTGAGAAGGTAATGGAAGGTGGAGCAGTTGTTTTGACGCTCAAAGATCAAAGTATACTTGTAGATGGTGACATTAATGAAG AGGTTGACATGCTTGAAAATATCGAAATTGGAGAGCAGAAGCGCCGAAATGAGGCTTATAAGGCTGCTAAGAAAAAGACAGGAATTTATGATGACAA GTTCAACGATGATCCTGCTTCGGAGAGGAAAATACTTCCACAGTATGATGATCCAACTACAGATGAG GGGGTAACTCTCGATGAAAGGGGGCGCTTCACTGGTGAAGCTGAGAAGAAGCTGGAAGAG CTCCGCAGAAGACTACAAGGTGCTTTGACAGATAATTGCTTTGAGGATCTCAACTCCTCTGGAAAAATGTCATCAGATTTTTATACTCATGAGGAAATGCTTCAGTTTAAGAAGcccaagaaaaaaaagtcTTTGCGGAAAAAGGAGAAGTTGGATATAGATGCCCTTGAAGCAGAAGCTGTCTCTGCAGGATTGGGTGTTGGGGATCTTGGTTCTCGAAGTGATGGGAGAAGGCAGGCCATTAGAGAGGAGCAAGAGAGATCTGAAGCAGAAAGGAGAAGTAGCGCATATCAGTCTGCATATGCGAAAGCAGATGAGGCTTCTAAATCACTGCGACTTGAACAAACACTTCCTGCTAAAGTGAATGAGGAGGAAAATCCTGTCTTTGCAGACGATGATGAGGATCTTTTCAAATCCTTGGAAAGAGCAAGGAAATTAGCTCTTAAAAAGCAAGAGGAGGCATCTGGCCCTCAAGCAATCGCTCGACTAGCTACTGCCACAAACAATCAAATTGCAGATGATCAAAACCCTGCAGATGGAGAGTCACAGGAAAATAAGGTTGTCTTCACTGAGATGGAAGAGTTTGTTTGGGGCCTTCAACTTGATGAAg AGTCCCATAAGCCTGGTAGTGAAGACGTTTTCATGGACGAGGATGCAGCACCGAGAGTTTCTGATCAAGAAATGAAAGATGAAGCTGGTCGATGGACAGAAGTGAATGATGCTGCTGAAGATGACAACTCAGTCAATGAGAATAAGGAGGATGTAGTTCCAGATGAAACCATTCATGAAGTTGCAGTGGGGAAAGGATTATCCGGTGCATTGAAGCTGCTCAAGGAACGAGGAACACTTAAAGAAACCGTTGACTGGGGTGGCAGAAACATGGATAAGAAAAAGAGTAAACTTGTTGGCATAGTAGACAGTGATGCTGACAACGAAAAATTTAAGGAAATTCGGATTGAGAGGATGGATGAATTTGGGCGTATT ATGACTCCCAAGGAGGCCTTCAGGATGATTTCTCATAAATTCCATGGAAAGGGTCCTGGGAAAATGAAGCAAGAAAAGCGCATGAAACAATATCAGGAAGAACTGAAGCTGAAGCAAATGAAAAATTCAGATACACCGTCAGAATCTGTGGAACGGATGAGAGAAGCCCAGAAAAAGTTGAAGACACCCTACCTTGTCCTTAGTGGTCATGTTAAATCAGG ACAAGCTAGTGATCCTAGAAGCAGTTTTGCAACTGTTGAGAAGGATCTTCCAGGGGGCTTGACGCCCATGCTTGGAGACAAAAAG GTTGAGCACTTCTTGGGAATTAAACGCAAGGCTGAGCATGAGAACTCCAGCCCGTCAAAGAAGCCTAAATCTTGA
- the LOC8275670 gene encoding uncharacterized protein LOC8275670: protein MQTEQRLRKAISDVSCEIDKKYEILDPFTTSDEVNQAECECCGLKEECTQDYISAVKFSHSGNWVCGLCSEAVKELTLERSSRLNMQEAVSCHKGFCQEFNNTTRLNPKLSLTYAMRGIAKRSCEKRNSKTPKLARSTSCVPRIDLKQ from the coding sequence ATGCAGACTGAGCAACGTCTTCGAAAGGCTATATCTGATGTATCCTGTGAAATCGATAAGAAGTATGAGATTTTGGACCCTTTTACTACAAGTGATGAAGTGAATCAAGCAGAATGCGAATGCTGTGGACTGAAAGAAGAGTGCACTCAAGATTACATCTCAGCAGTCAAGTTCTCTCATTCAGGCAATTGGGTTTGCGGGCTATGTTCAGAAGCTGTTAAAGAATTAACACTAGAGCGAAGTTCGAGACTGAACATGCAAGAAGCTGTGAGCTGTCACAAAGGTTTTTGTCAAGAATTCAACAACACCACTAGGCTCAACCCTAAACTTTCATTAACTTATGCTATGAGAGGTATAGCTAAAAGGAGCTGTGAGAAGAGAAATTCAAAGACTCCAAAGCTTGCTCGAAGCACTAGCTGTGTTCCAAGGATCGATCTAAAACAGTAA
- the LOC8275671 gene encoding uncharacterized protein LOC8275671, with protein MAPNGETLVGSYSNRDNIVQKPSRLSMEGLQRTISDISFELSKETAATDSSSILPPITEVEDGKCECCGMSEECTSEYIKRVRDKFLGKFVCGLCAEAVQQEMAKNGGKKEDALNEHVSACVQFNKVCRVNPVLYQAEAMREILKKSASINRAKSISPRDRGSASSTQRKGGIARSSSCIPALTREINDQRNG; from the coding sequence ATGGCACCAAATGGAGAAACACTTGTTGGCTCATACTCTAACAGGGACAACATTGTTCAAAAACCCAGTAGACTTTCAATGGAAGGTCTTCAAAGAACAATATCAGATATTTCATTTGAGCTAAGCAAAGAAACAGCGGCGACAGATTCAAGTTCAATTCTCCCACCAATAACAGAGGTAGAAGATGGAAAGTGCGAGTGTTGTGGCATGTCCGAGGAGTGCACTTCTGAGTATATAAAACGAGTACGTGACAAATTCTTGGGGAAATTTGTTTGTGGGTTATGCGCAGAAGCTGTCCAGCAGGAAATGGCAAAGAATGGAGGCAAAAAAGAAGACGCGTTAAATGAACATGTGAGTGCCTGTGTTCAGTTTAACAAGGTCTGTAGAGTGAATCCTGTATTGTATCAGGCTGAAGCCATGAGAGAGATCTTGAAGAAGAGTGCGAGTATTAATAGAGCAAAGTCTATTAGCCCTAGAGATAGGGGTAGTGCTAGTAGCACGCAGAGGAAAGGTGGTATTGCAAGGAGCTCTAGTTGTATTCCGGCATTAACAAGAGAGATTAACGACCAGAGAAACGGTTAA